Below is a genomic region from Helianthus annuus cultivar XRQ/B chromosome 2, HanXRQr2.0-SUNRISE, whole genome shotgun sequence.
TCGAGAGGAATCGGCCAAATGTGGTTTAAAAACATTGCAAGAAAATATTCTATCGTGTCTTTTGAAAATAGAGACTAGGTTGCAGAGTGTTGCACAAGGAAAGCACATTATAAGAAGTAGGTTAAGTCAAAGcaattttttaataattcttgACGATGTCGATCACATTGACCAACTAGATGCTTTAGCCGGATCGCATGATTGGTTTGGCAATGGTAGCCGAATCATAATCACAACAAGAAATAAAGAATTGCTAATAAGCCACAAGGAAGTCCAAGTATGTCCTGTCACATTGTTATCACCTGAAGAAGCTATTCAACTTTTTAATAAAAGAGCATATAACAAAAACAAGCCTGTAAAAGATTATGATTCACTTTCACTAAGTGTGGTTTCTTATGCTGTTGGGCTCCCATTAGCCCTCAAAGTTAGAGGTTCTTTTCTATGTGGCAAAAACGAGGAGGAGCGGAGGTGTACCTTGGCTAGACTGAAAGAAAAACCAGATATGAAATTGTGGAAATCCTCAAAATTAGTTATGATGGGCTTAAACCTTCGGAGAAACAGTTATTCTTAGATATCACATGCTTCTTCAGGTGGGTAAGCATGCTTCATGCAATGGAGGTATTTGAAGCCTGTGGTTATGGTCCCGGTATTGGTATAGACATAACAGCGTTGAGACAAAAAGCTCTAATAACTATTGTGAATGGTAGGTTTATTATGCATGATCTCATTCAAGAAATGGGTCATTACATTGTTAGACACGAacatcctaatgatcctgaaaaGCATAGTCGAGTTTGGAAATGTGATGAAATAGAAAACATGCATCTCAGGGAACAACAATGGTAATGGTAAAGCTAATTAACTTTTCAAAAAATATACATTATATGTTGTATTTACTAATGCACATTTGTATACTGATAGAATATGTGAATCCAGTCTTAACAATTTTTTCTCCTACTTGCAGGAAAATGATAAGATCAAAGAGATAGAATATTTATATCCTCATGATGGTTATTTATCACTCTTCTTCCAGAATGTTTCAAATATGAAGAACCTAAGGTACCTTAAAGCAGTACTGACTACACAGGATAACATTGATGAGAATACCGAAGCGCCTAGTTTTCTTTCAAATGAGTTGTGCTATATAGAATGGAAGGGGTATCCTAGAAGTCCATTCCCAAACAGTTTCAAACCA
It encodes:
- the LOC110887974 gene encoding TMV resistance protein N-like — protein: MVGIWGVGGSGKTTLATSLCMRISCHFQGHCIVETIREESAKCGLKTLQENILSCLLKIETRLQSVAQGKHIIRSRLSQSNFLIILDDVDHIDQLDALAGSHDWFGNGSRIIITTRNKELLISHKEVQVCPVTLLSPEEAIQLFNKRAYNKNKPVKDYDSLSLSVVSYAVGLPLALKVRGSFLCGKNEEERRCTLARLKEKPDMKLWKSSKLVMMGLNLRRNSYS